A region from the Sphingomonas brevis genome encodes:
- a CDS encoding Ku protein — protein sequence MAARPTWRGVIKLALVSIPVEIYPATKAGKSIAFHQVHEPSGQRVRYEKVVPGIGPVDRDEILKGYEVSKGEYVLLDPEEIEKVKLESRKTLELTQFVELSDIDPIYFDKPYYVAPADDLAEEAFVVMRDALKKTKKVGIGQLAMRGQEYVVSLKPCGRGMVLETLRYADEVHRAASYFRDIGDAKPDPDLLDLAETLIEKKTSEFDAKEFENRYIDALKKLIAEKQKKKGKRVIQDDEPDRIPKGSNVVDLMAALKKSLGDDKKPAARRSSAKPAPRRAPAKKAATRARKRA from the coding sequence ATGGCGGCGCGGCCCACGTGGCGAGGGGTGATCAAGCTGGCGCTGGTATCAATCCCGGTCGAAATCTATCCGGCGACCAAGGCTGGCAAGTCGATCGCCTTCCACCAGGTCCACGAGCCATCCGGGCAGCGTGTTCGCTACGAAAAGGTCGTGCCCGGGATCGGGCCCGTGGATCGCGACGAGATCCTCAAGGGCTACGAAGTCTCCAAGGGGGAATATGTGCTGCTCGACCCCGAGGAGATTGAGAAGGTCAAGTTGGAAAGCCGCAAGACGCTCGAGCTGACCCAGTTCGTCGAGCTGTCCGACATCGATCCCATCTATTTCGACAAGCCATATTACGTCGCGCCTGCAGACGACCTCGCCGAGGAAGCGTTCGTAGTCATGCGCGACGCGCTCAAGAAGACCAAGAAGGTCGGCATTGGCCAGCTTGCCATGCGCGGCCAGGAATATGTCGTCAGCCTGAAACCCTGCGGCCGCGGCATGGTATTGGAAACTCTTCGTTATGCCGACGAGGTTCATCGTGCGGCGAGCTATTTCCGCGACATTGGCGATGCCAAGCCCGATCCGGACCTGCTCGACCTGGCCGAGACGCTGATCGAAAAGAAGACCAGCGAATTCGATGCCAAGGAGTTCGAGAACCGCTACATTGATGCGCTGAAAAAGCTGATCGCCGAGAAACAGAAGAAGAAGGGCAAGCGGGTCATCCAGGACGATGAGCCGGATCGGATCCCGAAGGGTTCCAATGTCGTCGACCTGATGGCTGCTCTGAAAAAGAGCCTCGGCGACGACAAGAAACCTGCTGCGCGGCGATCTTCCGCAAAGCCGGCGCCACGACGCGCTCCGGCGAAGAAGGCCGCGACCCGGGCACGCAAGCGGGCCTGA
- the ligD gene encoding DNA ligase D, with protein MARKPKLDIATYNRKRDFSKTGEPRGRKLKGKGDSFIVQKHDASRLHWDFRLELDGVLKSWAVPKGPSLAPEDKRLAVRTEDHPLDYGEFEGVIPKGEYGGGTVMLWDRGHWDPEPGKDPSKTIEEGHLHFTLEGERMKGEWVMFRLNGKPGERQEPWMLKKVDDEFAKPDEGDALVEHCVTSVATDRSMAEIAAGADVWHSNRKATGKTGRAKRKAGVGPPKFRPPQKATLVDAVPSGNDWLHEYKYDGYRLLIATAGGAATAWTRNGNDWTDKFRSIVRAAARLPAGCLIDGEAVALDKQGKPSFQLLQTLLKGGDGDLAFYAFDLLVDEGEDITALPNIERKERLAALLKAASPPILYGDHVIGKGEALFDAVCKEGGEGIISKKAKAPYKGTRTKNWLKTKCIQRQEFVIVGWQDSDKRHGFRSLHLAAQEGRKLKYAGKVGTGFDLKTIHDLADRMRPLEIAEPAVEVPLTARRGSHWIAPKLVGEVAFTEFTRDATLRHPSFVALREDKPAREVVLEKPEKLSKVTARANTTKQDSTNPFGIKISSRDRVIYPENGLTKGDLADYYAAIEGLMLVDMAKRPISLVRCPQGRAKECFFQKHDSGAMGPHVKHVPVEESDGEVQDYLYVQDAKGILACVQMGTIEFHGWGSRASKLEFPDRLVFDLDPDEGLDFNEVKTAAVRLRALLADLGLVTFPMLTGGKGIHVIAPLDATADWQKVKSFAERFSRAVAAAEPEMFTANIRKNQRKGRIFLDWLRNQRGATAVMPFSARAREGAPVAAPIAWEELDKIRSGAAYSIRDADELLDRAGSKLLAGWGQAKQKLPKA; from the coding sequence ATGGCCCGCAAGCCCAAGCTCGATATCGCGACATACAACCGCAAGCGCGACTTTTCGAAAACCGGGGAGCCACGGGGCCGCAAGCTCAAGGGGAAGGGCGACAGCTTCATCGTCCAAAAGCATGATGCCTCGCGGCTGCATTGGGATTTTCGGCTCGAACTAGATGGTGTGCTGAAAAGCTGGGCGGTGCCGAAGGGGCCATCGCTTGCTCCGGAAGACAAGCGACTCGCGGTCCGCACCGAGGATCATCCGCTCGACTATGGCGAGTTCGAGGGCGTCATCCCCAAGGGCGAATATGGTGGTGGCACCGTGATGCTATGGGACCGGGGCCACTGGGACCCGGAGCCCGGCAAGGACCCCAGCAAGACCATAGAGGAGGGCCATCTGCACTTCACGCTCGAAGGCGAGCGGATGAAGGGTGAGTGGGTAATGTTCCGGCTGAATGGCAAGCCCGGCGAGCGGCAGGAACCGTGGATGCTCAAAAAGGTCGACGACGAATTCGCCAAGCCCGACGAGGGTGATGCACTGGTCGAACATTGCGTGACCAGTGTCGCGACCGACCGCAGCATGGCCGAGATCGCTGCCGGCGCTGACGTCTGGCACAGCAATCGCAAAGCTACCGGCAAGACGGGCCGCGCCAAGCGCAAAGCCGGCGTTGGTCCCCCAAAATTCCGGCCACCCCAGAAGGCGACGTTGGTCGATGCCGTTCCAAGCGGCAACGACTGGCTGCATGAGTATAAGTATGACGGATACCGGCTGTTGATCGCTACGGCTGGCGGCGCCGCGACCGCATGGACGCGCAACGGCAACGACTGGACCGACAAGTTCCGCTCGATCGTTCGGGCAGCTGCGAGGCTTCCGGCCGGCTGCTTGATCGACGGCGAGGCGGTCGCGCTCGACAAGCAAGGCAAGCCGAGCTTTCAATTGCTGCAGACATTGCTGAAGGGCGGCGATGGCGATCTCGCCTTCTATGCGTTCGACCTGCTGGTTGATGAGGGCGAAGACATAACCGCCCTTCCCAACATCGAGCGAAAGGAGCGATTGGCCGCGCTGCTCAAGGCCGCCAGCCCGCCGATCCTCTACGGCGATCATGTCATCGGCAAGGGAGAAGCCTTGTTCGACGCTGTTTGCAAGGAGGGCGGCGAAGGGATCATCTCCAAGAAGGCCAAGGCCCCGTACAAGGGCACGCGGACGAAAAATTGGCTGAAGACAAAATGCATCCAACGCCAGGAATTCGTGATTGTCGGCTGGCAGGACAGCGACAAGCGGCACGGATTTCGCTCATTGCATCTCGCGGCGCAGGAGGGCCGAAAGCTCAAATATGCCGGCAAGGTTGGGACCGGCTTCGATTTGAAGACGATTCACGACCTTGCCGATCGAATGCGGCCGCTTGAGATTGCTGAGCCTGCGGTCGAAGTGCCTCTCACCGCACGGCGCGGCTCGCATTGGATCGCGCCCAAGCTAGTCGGCGAAGTTGCGTTCACGGAGTTCACCAGGGATGCTACGCTCCGCCACCCGAGCTTCGTCGCGCTGCGCGAGGACAAGCCGGCCAGGGAGGTGGTGCTGGAAAAGCCCGAAAAGCTGTCAAAGGTTACGGCCAGGGCCAATACGACCAAGCAGGATTCAACCAACCCCTTCGGCATAAAGATCAGCAGCCGCGACCGCGTCATCTATCCCGAGAATGGCCTGACGAAGGGGGATCTCGCCGACTATTATGCGGCGATCGAAGGACTGATGCTGGTCGACATGGCCAAGCGCCCGATCAGCCTGGTCCGTTGTCCCCAGGGCCGGGCCAAGGAATGTTTTTTCCAGAAGCACGACAGCGGCGCGATGGGCCCGCACGTCAAACATGTGCCGGTCGAAGAAAGCGACGGGGAGGTCCAGGACTATCTATATGTCCAGGACGCGAAGGGCATCCTCGCCTGCGTGCAAATGGGGACGATCGAATTCCATGGCTGGGGCAGCAGGGCGAGCAAGCTGGAATTTCCAGACCGACTGGTGTTCGACCTCGACCCCGACGAGGGACTCGATTTCAATGAAGTGAAAACTGCCGCCGTTCGGCTCCGTGCGTTGCTGGCCGATTTGGGCCTCGTCACCTTCCCGATGTTGACCGGAGGCAAGGGCATCCACGTAATTGCGCCGCTCGATGCAACGGCAGATTGGCAAAAGGTGAAAAGCTTTGCCGAACGGTTCAGCCGGGCCGTCGCAGCGGCCGAGCCGGAAATGTTCACCGCCAATATCCGCAAGAATCAGCGCAAGGGCAGAATCTTCCTCGACTGGCTACGAAACCAGCGCGGGGCGACGGCGGTAATGCCTTTTTCGGCACGCGCTCGTGAAGGTGCTCCAGTGGCGGCGCCGATCGCCTGGGAAGAGCTCGACAAAATCAGGAGCGGTGCCGCCTATTCGATCCGTGACGCAGATGAACTACTAGATCGCGCCGGCTCGAAGCTGCTGGCAGGCTGGGGTCAGGCCAAACAGAAACTACCAAAAGCCTGA
- a CDS encoding ATP-binding protein: protein MSDNNHLSLSILEAIEEPALIINGGRVAAANVAARQMLGNEMVGRDLRFAIRHPRALEIISAGREESLEVIGIGAADRPWHLSVRPLAKDSVLVRLSDRSAVRSAERMRTDFVANASHELRTPLATIIGYAETLAEEGPVDDAMRESFGLTIETEARRMLRIVEDLMSLSRIEADRFRPPDEQVDLGEVARIAIENAAPLLDRRKSRIESDIDPKLPSIAGDFAQLLQLADNLIGNAIRYGCTDQACTIEVRVRSDGARVMFVVSDQGEGIAADHLPRLTERFYRVDSARSRESGGTGLGLAIVKHIVERHRGTLDIRSAPGRGTEVSVALPIA, encoded by the coding sequence GTGTCCGACAACAACCACCTTTCCCTTTCCATCCTCGAAGCAATCGAAGAGCCCGCCTTGATCATTAATGGCGGTCGTGTTGCCGCTGCCAACGTAGCGGCGAGACAAATGCTGGGAAATGAAATGGTTGGACGCGACCTGCGCTTTGCCATTCGTCACCCGCGAGCGCTGGAGATTATTTCTGCCGGCCGCGAGGAAAGCCTCGAGGTGATCGGAATCGGGGCGGCCGACCGTCCGTGGCACCTCAGTGTACGTCCGCTGGCCAAGGATTCCGTCCTCGTACGGCTGAGCGATCGATCTGCTGTCCGATCAGCGGAGCGGATGCGCACCGACTTCGTCGCCAATGCCAGCCACGAGCTGCGGACACCTTTAGCGACCATCATCGGCTATGCTGAAACGCTGGCCGAAGAAGGGCCGGTCGACGATGCAATGCGCGAGAGCTTTGGTTTGACGATTGAAACGGAAGCGCGACGCATGCTTCGCATCGTCGAGGACCTGATGAGCCTGTCGCGGATCGAGGCCGACAGGTTCCGCCCGCCGGACGAACAAGTGGATCTTGGTGAGGTGGCCCGAATTGCAATCGAAAATGCTGCTCCGTTGCTGGATCGGCGAAAGTCTCGGATAGAATCGGACATTGACCCGAAGCTGCCGTCAATCGCGGGAGATTTCGCGCAATTGCTCCAGCTAGCGGACAATCTCATCGGCAATGCCATTCGCTATGGCTGCACCGACCAGGCCTGCACAATCGAGGTCAGGGTTCGTAGCGACGGGGCCCGGGTGATGTTTGTTGTCAGTGACCAGGGAGAAGGAATCGCCGCCGATCATTTGCCGCGGCTGACCGAGCGATTTTACCGGGTCGATTCTGCCCGGAGTCGTGAATCCGGCGGCACGGGGCTCGGTCTCGCCATCGTCAAACACATCGTCGAACGACACCGAGGGACGCTCGACATTCGATCGGCGCCCGGCCGAGGAACCGAGGTAAGCGTCGCCCTGCCGATCGCATAA
- a CDS encoding helix-turn-helix domain-containing protein, whose amino-acid sequence MPSREANSAATGIDPASPVARLSDGQIECLLLVDQHHNSKEIAARLGISPHTVDQRIRGALEKLGVERRGEAARLVVAALPLGEAAYQRLIHQSPYIDRIPPTGQQEGTVRTSIRHADRAGEVNPPGHLTEQSPVGIGSPLQLPFATRSHPSNEMSVGLRLLWIVLIAMGATFSAGMYLAGLESLSRMISG is encoded by the coding sequence ATGCCATCTCGCGAGGCTAACAGTGCGGCAACCGGGATCGACCCGGCTTCGCCAGTGGCGCGGCTGAGCGATGGCCAGATCGAATGCCTGCTGCTGGTTGACCAGCATCACAACAGCAAGGAAATCGCCGCTCGCCTGGGCATTAGCCCGCATACCGTCGACCAGCGCATTCGCGGAGCTTTGGAGAAGCTTGGCGTGGAGCGTCGTGGCGAAGCCGCACGGCTGGTCGTCGCCGCCTTGCCACTTGGTGAAGCAGCATATCAACGTTTGATACATCAATCACCGTACATCGACCGCATCCCGCCAACCGGACAGCAAGAGGGCACGGTCCGCACTTCGATTCGGCACGCTGACCGTGCAGGGGAGGTCAATCCTCCCGGTCACTTGACCGAGCAAAGCCCGGTTGGAATTGGCTCTCCCCTGCAACTGCCGTTTGCAACGAGGAGCCATCCCAGCAACGAGATGAGCGTCGGTCTCCGGCTGCTCTGGATCGTACTCATCGCCATGGGCGCGACATTTTCGGCGGGGATGTATCTCGCTGGACTTGAGAGTCTCTCCAGGATGATCAGCGGCTAA